The genomic segment AATCCTTGCCTCCTCTCTCCTTGCAGGGATACACCCTGGTGGAGTATGAGACCTACAAGGAAGCACAGGCTGCCATGGAGGGGCTCAATGGCCAGGACTTGATGGGGCAGCCCATCAGCGTGGACTGGTGCTTTGTTCGGGGCCCCCCAAAGGGCAAACGGAGGTAAAGGGAAAGGGCCAATACTATTTTAGAGAAGGTAGCAGGGACTTTGTGTGtgaccttttatttaattttctttatttaagcaccatgattacatatatgattgtatttgggttttagtcataaaaagaacacccccctttaccagtgcaacttgcccaccaccaatgcccccatcgcCCTCCTTCCCCGccccctccctgcctgtattcgagacaggtattctacttctctcgttcattaacattgtcatgatagtgtagtcatctctcttaactacactcaccactctttgtggtgagcttcacatcgagagctgatcctttcagccctcatctctgtagtgtctgggcattattacaatgtcttttgtttttcttaaaacccatagatgaatggtGTGTGTCCTTTTAATggccttttctcttcctcttccccagaGGTGGCCGAAGACGCAGCAGGAGTCCAGATCGGAGACGTCGCTGAAAGGCCTCTGGGGTCTCCCAAGCGTCCTGCCACGAAGGCCATTTGATCATGCGGCCTTAGAGAAATGGTCTGGGGTGCAAGttgatttgtttatatttaatctcttttcctatttgcttagtttttttggggggggttgtgaataaatgcctgtttttttttctacgtTTAAAAATATCTTGCTTGCCTCCAACACTGCAAGCTCTCTGGTACTATTTATTTACTATAAACAAATAGTATGGGTACTCTGGGTTACCATGAGGGTGCTTCTCCCTTGAGAAATTCTATGTTACAGTCTACAGACTCAGCTCCAGTCTGATAGAACTGTCTGCTTAGATGGAGGTGGATATACTgggactatttctttttcttgggaaCCGAGAGTGCAGAGGTAGAAAGAAGAGTGCCTTGTAGTTTCAAAGAGTAATTACTCTCTTCCTATCTCCTCTGTCTTAAGCAAGTGGATGCTACATGAGTGTCTCTTTGGTTTCTCCTGCTGTCCTTGCTGCCACATCTGCTTGTGCTTCCAAATGTCTAAGAACTTGAATCTCTTGTTGGGTCATTTTTCCAGATCCCCTTTCTTTGGAGGACTCGACACTGAGTTCATGGTTCCCTCTCCGGCAGCCAAGGGTGAAGGCTCCATAGAGGAGTGGATCCAAAGGTGCATTGAGCAGGCCAAAGAGAAAGAGGATGTGGCTGAGGCTGGGGGGGACCTGAGTCAGCATGGCAGGGGAGAACCAGTACCACAGACCCAGCAGGTAATACGGTGCCCAGCAGAGGACGAACGTCAGTAAGACCAGCAGTGCCAGTCTCAGGGCCCGGAGACGCACCCGGGGACGATTGTCTGAGGAGCGGCGGAGGTTGAGTTCAGCGACCCGGGCTGGGAATGTAGAAAACAGACTCAGATTGCAACTGCTCGGGTCCTGCTTTCCCTAGAGGGTGAGACAGATAGTGGGCGATGGCACTCTCACCCTGTGATAGAATCCTGCCTGCTCCTGGGGGGAACTCAACTGCCCACCCTTCTGCCCCTCTAGTACAGTAGACATGCTGGAGAAAAGGTATCACTAAGTCGCTTTAAAATTTAACGTTCACAAATAGAGATGGGCTGGTCACCTTTTCAAAATCCCTTGCCCACTCAGGTGGGTCTGAGTGATAgtttagggcaggggtcctcaaactttttaaacaggccagttctctgtccctcagaccattcattggagggtctgactatagtaaaaacaaaacttatgaacgaattcttatgcacactacatatatcttattttgcaatgaagaaacaaaacagatacaaatacaatatgtggcccgcgggccatagtttgaggaccactggtttagggagtagggtgcttactttgcacgtggccaaccccatTTAATCCCTGGCCTCCCGtatggttcccagaaccccaactggagtaatccctgagcaccactggatgtggccctaaaaaacaaagGATGCTAGAGCTGGAGACATTTGGAGAAATGACAGCAACCAGCATCAAGTACTAAAATAGGTCAGGGCCTCTCTTTGGTTGGATAGGGACTATCAGGAAATGATGCACAGTAGGAGCGGTGGCTCCCAGGTACAGGTGGGGGCTTGGGTCCAAGTCTCACCAGGGCTGCCCTTTCTGCTCTGGGGGCTGGACACGCTGAAGACGATGCGACTGTAGCAGATGGTCATAGCTGTTAGGGGCAGCAGAAAGAGGCAGGAGAAGGTGAAGAAATTATAGGTGGTCTCTTGCCATTGAGCCTTGAAGCTGCCTTTGGTGACACACTGAGTGAAGGGGACTGGGCCAGCTCGCCGGACAGTGCGAAATAGGAAGAGCTGGAGTGAGGTTAGGATGGTTAGAATGGTTCTCCCCTGCATCCCTTTATCATGCACAACCTCTTCCCGATTCAGCTGTGATTCTGGATAACCCCACACTGTGCTAAAGCTTAGCTCATGCATGGTCTCTTTGGAAAGTTTGGAGGTATATCTGAGGTACCCTTAAGTCACCAATATTAGCCAGAATGATGTTCCTCATGTGGATGTGATTAGTTTTGTGAGAAAGGTAAAAACAAATGCTGAAAATCAGGTCTGACAGTACAgtagggcagggcacttgccttgcacttggccagtaCAGATTCtaaccctggcgtcccatatggctccgggatatccctgagcacagagtcaggaggaagccttATTTATAGCCAGATGTaccaaaaacccaaatataaacatAATGGAAATTCAGGCTGTTTTGTAGCCACTTAGGACTCTTAGTAATAGTGTTATATGTAATAAATGTCTGTAATAGATGAAATTCAGCATTACCAAAtaggacatttcttttttgtttggttttgttttttgggtcactcctggctctatgctcagaattcatcctggcaggctcaggggaccatatgggatgccgggattcgaactaccatccttctaccaaatgccttgccttcatgctatctctggctccaAATAGGACATTTCTTAAGTGTTAGAGGCTTCCCtccttattttgatttggggggaatTTGGGGCCGCATCTGGTGGTTCTCTGGCTGTTTGTGGTCCTGCTTAGGAGTGACACTTGGCTGTAATTAGGGATGTTGTGAGGGTGGGCCTTAcataaggtaagtgccttactccCTGTGCTTTCTCTGGTTCCCTCCTTTTTGTCTGGatgttttgggtggggggggggtctcacaaACAGTGTGTTAAGCAATCTTAAGGGGCCTGTGATACTATGAGCCATTTGATGCCCACCTGTGGGTCTCAGGTTCCCAGGCTGTGACCAGCGGTATTAGGAggtatttgtggtgctggggatcagacttgGGACCTACTTATGCAAGGCATACATGTGCCTCAGTCATTTGGGCTGTCTCTCCAGTTCAAATTCTGGATGCTtgatttgaaagatttttttttttttttttttttttttttggtttttgggccacacccggtgacgctcaggggttactcctggctatgcgctcagaagtcgctcctggcttgggggaccatatgggacgccgggggatcgaaccacggttcatcctaggctagcgctggcaaggctaccttgcctctagcgccaccacgtcGGCCCCTGATTTGAAAGATTTAAAGAGTGTTTTTCAAAAGATTAAAGCTTCAGTTGTAAAGCATGTGGGTTAGGTAATATAGATGAGTTGCTGATAAAAGGCAAATTCAGTAGTTATCTATCCCTGTATATTAAGACTTTGTTAATGATTTCAGCCAACCTGAGCTGCCAGGGAAAGGTGATGTCCCCCATACACACAATTAGCTACTTGGAGTTATAATGAGGGCTCTCAGAAATGGTTGCAGAGTTTGGTTTCCTGGGTGTCTTTGGAAGGAGGTGCAGTGCTTAGAAGCTGCATGGAAGAGGGAATGTAAACTACTCcaccctttttggaaaacaatatatatggacattcctcaaaaaaacactagaaattgagctccacgTGATTCTGCAGTATTGCTCCTGGGAATATGTCCCAGGGGTCTAAAAAACAATGCaggaaaggcatctgcactcttgttttttgggtcacacccagtggtgctaaggggtgactcctggctctgctcagaaatcgccccagcaggtttgggggaccatatgggatgctgggaatcaaactggagtctgcCTGGGTTGGCCGGTTGAACACCTTGCCGCTATACTATCTCCAGCCCAGGTATCTATACTcttgttcattgcaacacttcacaatagccaaaatctgccAACAACCTCCgtgccccaaaacagatgaatggataaagaaacttggtacatctatctaatggaatactatgcatctgttaggaacaatgaagtcatgaaatttgcttgtacatagatagatatggagagtattttttctgttttttgaggggccacccTCAGCAGCActttactactggcaggctcagtggaccatatggggtgcaggggattaaacctgggttgactatgcaaagcagatgccaaAACTGctctgttattgctccagccctgaataaGGAGAattttatgctgagcaaaatgagtcagagagggatagacatagaataattgcactcatttgtgggatattataaaaaatagtatggtggtgatatccaaagacaatagagatgaggaccaggaggactggtccataatGGGAGCTTGCCACAGAGTGGGAGATTGCAGTTAGGCCAGGGAAGGCACCTCTATGACAACCATAGTTAGAAAATTATTGAACTAGAACTGGGTGGTGAAAGGAGGCAAAAAtggtatgcatgatacctcttaaGTGacttgcaaaccacagtatctaaatggaagagaagaaaaatgccatagaggcaggcagtggagagagggaggaaaatgggGCATTTATatcaggaaatatgcactgaaggaatgggtgttgggcattgtatgactaaaCATAAAAGTTATAACTTtcctggtga from the Suncus etruscus isolate mSunEtr1 chromosome 10, mSunEtr1.pri.cur, whole genome shotgun sequence genome contains:
- the LOC126020611 gene encoding gonadotropin-releasing hormone II receptor-like; this translates as MPAGNVTTALLSPGAGEEVWAGSGAEAEGLELPTFSTAAKVRVGVTVVLFVSSATGNLAVLWSVTRPQSSPLRPSPLRRLFAHLAAADLLVTFVVMPLDAAWNVTVQWLAGDVACRALMFLKLVAMYAAAFLPVVIGLDRQAAVVHPLGPRSGGRKLLGAAWGLSFLLALPQLFLFRTVRRAGPVPFTQCVTKGSFKAQWQETTYNFFTFSCLFLLPLTAMTICYSRIVFSVSSPQSRKGSPARVAELNLRRSSDNRPRVRLRALRLALLVLLTFVLCWAPYYLLGLWYWFSPAMLTQVPPSLSHILFLFGLLNAPLDPLLYGAFTLGCRRGNHELSVESSKERGSGKMTQQEIQVLRHLEAQADVAARTAGETKETLM